Sequence from the Fragaria vesca subsp. vesca linkage group LG4, FraVesHawaii_1.0, whole genome shotgun sequence genome:
TTAAAGTCACACTTGATATCCACAGTTGTATTGGGGTCCACCCTTTTCAGCTCCTTAGCATAATCTTGGACTCTTGCAAATTGTTCATTCATGCTTTTTTCAAGCATTTCCAAAGCAGCCCTCTTAGTTCTATATGCTTGCTGAAATGAAACGCTAGCTCTCACTTCAGCTGCCATGTATCCTCGAAAATTTTCTAAAACAATAAAAGCATTCAATATAAGGATCTGATCAAACATTAACTTTGATCTAGAAAAAAACAAAGAACAAAATTAATACCTGTTGAGATATCAGGGTTAAGTTTGATGAACTGGGAAAATCTCTCTACTAGATATGGTGTTCTAACCATAGTGTTCTCCTAAACCCTAGCACAGGTGTGACCACCAATATATTTCCTAACCAACAAGGTGCTCTCACATTGCATTTTAGTTGCCCTCAACTCAAAATCACAATTATCAGCCTTGCATATAGCGTGGATTTGGTCACTGTCACTCTTGTCAAGGAGGACCTCCCAACCATCCTAGATTGCCCTCTCCCTTAAGGTTGCTCTTAGTATTCTTGCTGTTGCTGTTGCAAACTTCAATCCTTTGAAAAAAATAAGGGTTCTTCATGTCTGTTTTCGGATTAAATTCGGGAAATTTATCCTCCTCAAAACCATCATCAGAGTTGTACTCAGGCCCTATGGCTTCCTCATCAGAGTCAACTGCCTCAAACATTGCCTCTTCATCTTCAACTTCAATATCTTCGTCTACTCCATAACCTGCATACTCATCATCACCCTTAGCAGGGTTGTAGTCGGCATCATCAGAGTTGGAATCATGTTCATACAAATCAGTAGATTTATCTTCTATAAACAAGCCATCTTCAAAAGCATCATCACAATCAGACCCAAACTCATCTTCATAGTCATCTTCCTTTTTCTTCTTTCCTTTATCAGAAGGAATAATTGTGGGAGCCTTGCTTGTTTGAGTTGGAATCTCGTCTTGAGGCTCATTTATCTTCAAAGCAGTCATACCTTTCCTATTAGCACACCTCTTGGACCTTTTATGCTTCTATGATGAATCAGGCAGCCTATTGTGTGATGGCAGGAGCTCTTCAACTCCAACTGATCACTTTTCCCCACTGCTACCAGCTTGACTAAACCCAATTAAGGGTATACAATCCTCATACATGAACAGATCATCGTCTTCCTCATTGCTTTCTGGGTCCAAGTATCTATGGTCAAGGTAGAGAATCACAAGCCTCACCCTTGGAACACAACAACACATCATCAGCGCATCTCCATCATTATTCAACTTGGCTACTATATCTTCCTCAGACCCTATAGAGTAATAGTAATCAATCCTTTTACCAGCATAAGAACGAGTGATACCCATCATCATCCCATACACCTCAGTTAAGCTCATTTTGTCCTTGTCCACATCATCGTAGTAACTGATGCATCCACCTATGTACTTCTTCTCTATATGATAATAATGTCCTCCATGATACACTTTAATCGTAAAAAAATCAGAATTAACTGCAATCACAAACAAAAATACAGAATCAGTGCCATAAATATATACTTACCAACCCAATTATGAAAGGCTTCCAACAACTATAACCCTAAAAAATCAATTCTTCTGTAGGATCACATAAACACTAAGAACCAAACACTAATGAC
This genomic interval carries:
- the LOC101302345 gene encoding uncharacterized protein LOC101302345, which codes for MHLVNSDFFTIKVYHGGHYYHIEKKYIGGCISYYDDVDKDKMSLTEVYGMMMGITRSYAGKRIDYYYSIGSEEDIVAKLNNDGDALMMCCCVPRVRLVILYLDHRYLDPESNEEDDDLFMYEDCIPLIGFSQAGSSGEK